GATGCCAGAAATGCCACCGGAGACGGCAAACACCAGCACTTTAAAGGCAGCCGGGTTGTACCCCGAAAAGCGGACCCGGTTTTCATCGTCACGAATGGCCACCAGTAGACGGCCGAAGCGGCCACTGGTGAGCCAGCGGCAGAGTCCATAGACCAGCACCAGGGCCGCCACCGTCACTAGGTAAAAGATGAATTGCATGGCAGCGCTGCCCACCTCCCGACCTAAAAACACGCTGGTGTCGGTTTTGAGGCCGTTGGTACCGTTGATCAGCTTCTGCTGACCATTGAAGAAGTTGAAGAAAACGACCAGGGCCGCCTGGGTCAAAATCGAGAAATACACCCCGCGAATGCGGTTACGGAAGACCAGATAGCCCAAGAGCCCGGCCACAATAGCGGGCACTAAGCCTAAGGCGATCAGGGTAAAGGGTAAGGAGTAGAAGGGCTGCCAAAACCAGGGCAGTTGGGTGACCCCATAGAGTCCAAAAAAGTCTGGTAATTGACCCTCACCTAGGCTATTGAGCTGCAGGTGCATGGCAAAGGCATAGCCGCCCAGGGCGAAGAAGATGCCATGGCCCAAACTCAGCAGCCCGGTGAAACCCCAAATTAAATCGATGCCCAGGGCGACGATGGCCAGGGCCAGGAAGCGCCCCAGCAGCCCTAGGCGAAAGCCGGTGAGCAGCAACGGCATCAGTAAGGCCAGCACCAGAGCGATACTTGCGATCGCACCGAGCTCAATCACCAAGCGACGCTTACGACTGGCACTCACCGAAGGACGCGGTTGCGAAGAGGTGTTTACAGTCATGCTGAGTTATGCCTCCACCGATCGACCTTTCTGAGGGAATAACCCCGCCGGTCGCACCTGTAAAAAGGCAATAATTAGGGCAAACACCATCACCTTAGCCATGCTGGTCGTGGCAAAAAACGTGAAAAAGTCAGTCACCGGCTGTAGGGCTTCATTCCCCGTCAGCAGCAATGCTACGGTGCCCGACCCCACCAGATACGTGACAATGCCGATCAACAGGGCCGCCACGATACTGCCCACCAACTTACCGACGCCACCGACCACCACCACCATGAAGGCATCGACGATGTAATTGCCGCCCAAATTGGGGCCGACAGAGCCCAACAACGTCACCGCACAGCCGGCAATCCCAGCCAGCCCAGAGCCCAGGGCAAAGGTAAGGGCGTCTACCTGCTCGGTAGGAATGCCCAAACAGGCACTCATGGCCCGATTCTGAGTGACAGAACGCATCTTCAAGCCCCAAGTGGTGCCATTGAGAAACCAGTAGACCGCCACCAAACAGAGAATGGTCAAGGCAATGATGAACAGCCGGGCCGACGGGAACTGCAGCGTGGCTCCCAGAGACACACCTCCCCGCAGCCAAGACGGCGGTGTCACATCCACATTGCGGGTACTAAACCAGGCCCGGGTAAAGGTAGGGTTACCAGCCCCCTGGACTACCAATCCAGCCACCAGGGCAATGGCAGCTGATAGTATTGACACCACGGGATTGGCCCAACGAGCAATTCGAGCCCAGTCAGTGTAGCGGCTTAAGATCCAACGTCCCACTCCAAATAGCAGGGCAAAGACACCCAGGCCGATCACCATGGGCCAATTCACGCTGCGCACGAATTGACGCAGAATCAAACTCACACCCCAAGTGGCCAATAGCGTTTCCAGAGGGCGACCGTATAGAAAGCGAATCACACTGCGCTCTAGCAGCAATCCCACCAAGGCCGCCACTAAGAAGGCCAAGGGCAGCGCCACCAAGATATAACTCTCAACGGCCCAGTCTCCCAAGCCATTGGCGCCATTTTGGACCACATAGGTGGTGTAAGCCCCCAGCATCATCAGTTCCCCATGGGCTAGATTAATCACCCCCATCAGGCCAAATACAATGGCCAGCCCTAGGGCTACAATCAACAGCACTGCACCGATGCTGATGCCATTGAATAGGCCGCCAACCAAGCCCTCTAGCAACACATCATCTACCCATGAACAACACAAACGCATCAATCACTCTGGCGCGGCCAACGGCCCAGGCCGAGTTTCAAGCTATCAAGATTAGCAGTCTCAAAGAGTTCAGAGAAAGCATCTCGCCCCCCACCGAGGACCTTAGATCCGTTTACCGCCTGGCTATCAGCAGAGGCTGATCACGGCGAGACTGTTATGGCTCTGCAATCAGCCTCCAGGTGCGGTTGGGGACTAAGCTTCAACTTCGTACTTACCGCCCTTAGCAGGGTCAGACCAGTCGCAGCCGAAGCCTTGGGTTTCAGGAACGTATTGGTTCCAGGGCTGCGGATCAACCGGCCCATCCGTAGACGAGACAATGTCGAATAGACCGTCATCCCGCACCTGCCCAATCCGCACGGTCTTGGAAATGTGGTGATTGGGATTCATGGTAACTGGCCCTTCCGGCGCCGCAAACTCCTGACCGTAGGCGGCTTCTCGCACGGCGGCCAAATCTGTGGTACCGGCAGCTTCGACAGCCTGCTTCCACAGGTAGACCATGATATAGGCCGCTTCCATGGGGTCGTTGGTCACCCGATCATCGCCGTATTCAGCTTTGAAGTCGGCTACCCACTGCTCGTTTTCAGGGGTTTCCACGGTCTGGAAGTAGTTCCAGGCGGCATAGTGGCCGACGAGGAACTCCTTGCCGATCTGGCGCACCTCTTCCTCGGCAATGCTGACAGACATGACCGGATACATGTCGGGGGTCATGCCGGCCCCCTGCAACTGCTTGAAGAAGGCCACGTTGCTGTCGCCGTTGAGGCTGTTGAAGATGACCCCGCCTTCGGGCAAGGCGGCCTTGATCTTGGTGATGATCGGGGTAACTTCGGTGTTGCCCAGGGGCAGATAGTCCTCACCCACCGTGTTGCCGCCCTTGGCCTTGAGTTGCTCTTTGATGATGGTGTTGGCGGTGCGGGGGAAGACGTAGTCAGAGCCGACCAAGAAAAAGTCACTGCCTTTGTTCTCTAGCAGCCAGTCCACGGCAGGCTCAATTTGCTGGTTGGGGGCTGCCCCGGTGTAGAAAATATTCTTGGAGCACTCCTGACCCTCGTACTGCACCGGGTACCACAGCATGTGGTCCTTGGATTCGAACACGGGCAGGACGGCCTTGCGGCTGGCGGAGGTCCAACAGCCGAATACGGTGACCACTTGATCCTGGTCGATTAGCTTCTCGGCCTTCTCGGCGAAGGTGGGCCAATCCGAGGCTCCGTCTTCTAGCACGGCTTCGATCTGTTTGCCCAGGACACCGCCATTGGCGTTGATTTCCTTAATCGCCAGCTGCTCAGCGTCGACCACCGTGGTTTCGCTGATGGCCATGGTGCCACTGAGGGAATGCAAGATGCCTACCTTAATGGTGTCGCCGTCTGCCGCCGCCGTGGGGGCATCTTCTTCACCGCCGGTGCTGTCGGTGGGAGCAGAGCCACAGGCCTTGAGCAGCATCGCCGTTCCTAGGGTCGCCGAGCCGTAGGCCAGAAATTTCCGTCTGCCAAATCGAGTTGTCATGGTACCTTTTCGCTCCTGACTCAACTGCACGCTCGCCATTGGCGACGCACACGAACTCAGCTGAGATATTAGAGTCAGGGGTTTTCACGAAATGTAGCCTGGGATACAAAACTGCCAGTTCCCTCACTTGAAAGCCGACTGCCATGACCTGACAACCTATGGCGGCTATGCTGGGGTTCGGCTCAGACAATGGGCTGCTGCAGGGTTTTCACTGTCAACCCCCTGACCAGCCCCCTTAGACATTTGAGTCGAGTTTTTTGGCCTCGGTCTCGACAAAACCATGACATCCTATGAAGTCGATGATCGTGTCTAATCCCATTTGGGTCTTCAGATTGGTAAACACAAAGGGCTTGTCCCCTCGCATTTTGCGGCTGTCTCGCTCCATGACGCCTAAATCAGCCCCCACCAGGGGGGCCAGGTCAATCTTGTTGATCACTAGTAGATCGGAGCTGGTGATGCCGGGCCCCCCCTTGCGGGGGATTTTCTCGCCGGCGGCGACGTCGATGACATAGATGGTTAAATCTACTAACTCGGGGCTGAAGGTTGAGGCTAAGTTATCGCCGCCGCTCTCGACGAAGATCAAATCCAGGGGCTGCAAGCGCGTTTCTAATTCCTCGATGGCAACTAAATTAATGGAGGCATCTTCCCGGATGGCGGTATGAGGACACCCTCCCGTTTCTACCCCGAGGATGCGATCGCACCCCAGGGCCCCACTGCGCGTCAAGAACTGAGCGTCTTCTTGGGTGTAGATGTCATTGGTGACTACGGCAATGGAGTACTGCTGCCGCAGGGCCTTACACAGGGCGTCGACCAGGGCGGTCTTCCCGGAGCCCACGGGGCCTGCGATGCCAACACGAAAAGGAGTCATAGACGGTTATTCTCTTGTGTAGAAAGGGGGGCATGGATCTCGATAGTTATGATTCTAGGCTGCCAACCGAAGAATGCCATTCTAGTCTCATTTTTCCCTGTCTAACATGACGAGAAGTTGCCGCCTCCACCCTGCATCACATTTCTCCGGGTTTCCACCTCCTAACTCCTGAACAGGCGAGAATATAGAGTCTCATGGGTCATGCTGGCCAGGCTAGGTCCCCAACCGCTGACCACCAGTTGGTCGTCTGCCAGGGTGGGAATCGCCGCCGCCACCTGCGCCAGGGTGGGGGAGAGATCGAGGAGGAGCCGTTGGCCCACGGTTTGCCCCAGGGGCACGAGTCTGATCGCCGCATTGACCAGATTACTGGCCCAGCTCTGCAGATACCCCAGCATGGCATCCTCGGCATCGATCTGCCAGCGGACCGCCGCCATGGCAAATGCGATCGCAAAGTGACAGGGCCCCGCCACCGCCGTCACCCAAGGTGCTATATCTGGGTGTAGCGCCTCCAGGGTACGCACCAGGGCCCGTCCCATCTGCCAGCTCTGCTGTCTCAACTCAGCGGTCTCGCGCAGGGCCGACAGCCAGGCATTCCAATAGTCCAGGCGCTCTAGCTGATGGACCTGGAGGGCCTGGTATCCTCGCAGCATCACAGCTGCCTCCAGCCGCACCGCCCCGTAGCAGAGTTCCTGCTCCAGCCAGTGATATATCTGGTCTGGGGTCTGCAGCACCTGCCGTTGAATCAGGGTTTCCAACCCCTCCGAATAGCTAAAGGCCCCCACCGGCAGGGCTGGACTAGCCAGTTGCAACAGCCGCAACAGCGCCTGGGGATCAGTGGCCATGGTGCCCATAGGCTCCCGCTTCCGGCTCGAAGGCCGCCACCTCCGCCGTCACCTGCACCCCTAATTGCAGCAGCAGCTTCTCCAGGACGGGATCGGGTGTCAGCCGCAGATAGGTCGCCGTCACCTCCAAGGGCACGTGACGATTGCCCAAGTGGTAAGCTGCCCGCACCAGTTGCAACGGCGTGGTCGCCGTCACCGTCAACACCGGCTCTGGCTTGGCCACCACGGTAACTATAGTGTTCTCTGCCGTGGCCAAGCGATCACCGCCCCGCAACACCGTACCTCGCGGCAAATTTAGATACACGGGTCGACCATCGTCTGCCTGGAAACGATGACGCGATCGCACCCGTTCCGCCGCCGTTAACGACAAGGTCGTCGCCACAGGTCTCGACTCATCTGACGACACTCGGCGAATCAGCACTAACATCTCACCGGAATTTCCCGCCACACCTCTGATTTTACTGATTGATGGCCTGATTTTAAGTACCTATGCTGCCGCAGCAGCCCCAAACGCCCACATCAGTGGGCTTGACTCCCCTATCTCAGCTCAGCGTCCTGCCATGACCCCCCATTGATGTCCCAGACACTGGCCTATGGGATTAAGACAATTTGCAAACTGGCACGAAATCTCCGGAGTCAGGGGATTGAAGACTGATGTTCTCTATAGATGAACTTTAATTCACATCCGCGTGAACTTCAGATGAATCGACTGTTTGTTTTCCCTGGGCCCTACCCGTTCCTATGGACATCCAGGATGGTTATCAGGAACGTCAGATCTGGCCTTGGATGCGGTTTAGAGTGTTCTAGCTAAAACTCATCCCAGGGCTGGCTGAACCGGCCCAATAGGCTGAGTTCAATCGCCTAGATCAGAATATTTGTTGAGATGGAATACTCTTAGCCCCTAATTCCCCAGCGAGTCAATCCAGATCTTTTCACCAGACTCCCAATCGAGGTTGCACTACCCAGTAACCCACAACTGTCTGATGTATTTAGGTGTATTCAGGAAAGCCCCCCAATGAGCACACGTTTCGCCGCCCTCCCTTTCACGTCCCTACAGTCTGCCCCTTCTCTGCCCCCCAATCCCATGACAGCGTCCTCCAATGCATTAACCGCCGCGATTTTGGAGGGATTCAGTGATGGCCTCCTCCTCCTCACCGTAGAGGGTCGCTTGTTACATGCCAATCGCTTTGCCCAGCAGATCTGCCAGGAACTCACCCCAGAGCCAGACACCACCCCGCAGATACCAGAGCGGATTTGGCTACTATGCCACCAACTGATTGACAGCCGAGACTTATTTCCCGACAACATCATCGTGTTGGAAGATGAATTTACCAGTCCCACAGGGCGTATCATTAGAGCCCGAGTCCAGTGGTTCACCTCCAACGGCACTGATAGCCTACTCGTGACCCTAGAAGACCGGACACGACTCTCCAAGAGTGCTGCCCTCTTCGAAGCCCGACGGTTTCAATTGACCCCCCGGGAGACAGAGGTGTGGCTCCTGCGTAAAGCCAACAACAGCTATGAAGCCATTGCCAACCAACTCTTTATCACCATCAACACGGTGAAACGCCATCTCAAAGAGCATCCATGCTAAACGCAGCCAGGTCCTAGAAGAACAAGTCTCCTAAGCGGTCATTCTCGAGGCGGCGAACGCTGGCTCAGCTGATCCAAATCGTGGCGGATCTCCTGCCCTAAGGAGCGGTTATGGGGATCCGTACGCAAAGCCTTATGGAGATAGCGGTTTGCCTTCTCGTACTGTCCCTGGTGGAGCAAAGAACGGCCCCAGCGCTGGTAAGTAATGGCTTGCCACTGCCGTATTTCTAGATCTCGAGGCATACGTTGGGCCAAGGCTTCCACCAGAGCAATGGCCCGGGGAAAGCGCTGCTCCTTGAAAAACCGCTGCAGTTGCTCAAAGCTTTGCTGCTTTAGCCGCTGTTCTTCAGGGGAAAGGGTTGGATTCGGCTGCACCTGGGGAGGAGCCGCCGCTGCAGCATGCGGTTGTTCTGGCCTGACCGCAGTCCTATTGTCTACTGGAGCCTCTATCGGGGAGGGCAACACTTGGCTCAGGGCTCGATAGGCCTGAGTAATTTGAATGAAATGCTCGTGGGCTTGTCTATCATCTGGATTCACATCGGGATGATAGCGACGAGCCAACCGCCGATAGGAGGCCTTCACCTCTGCGAAGGAAGCTCCTGTCCTCAGCCCCAAAACCCGGTAGTGATCTGCAAGACTCATAGATCAAATGGCAGAATTGCTCAGAATTCTGCCATCATTTTGACGATTTACCTAATCCCTAGCATCGAGCTAGGCCTGCGTGGTAGCTAGTTCTTGGGTACGTTCTTCGATCATGCGATCGATCAGCCCATATTCCACGGCTTCTTCTGCGGACAAGAAGTAATCCCGATCGGTATCTTTCTCGATCTGTTGAATGGACTTGCCAGTATGGCGGGCCATCATTTCATTCAGTTCCTGGCGCACCCGCAGGATCTCCTTGGCCTCAATGGCAATGTCACTGGCTTGTAGGCGTTGGCGACCGGTCCCTCCCATGGGCTGATGAATCATGATCCGGGCATGGGGCAAGGCTAGGCGCTTACCAGGGCTGCCAGCGGCCAATAAAAAGGCTCCCATGGAAGCAGCCAAGCCGACGCAAATGGTAACGATGTCAGACTTGATGTACTGCATGGTGTCGTAGATAGCCATGCCCGCTGTCACAGAGCCCCCTGGCGAATTGATGTACAGGTAAATGGGCTTGGAGTTATCTTCCGAATCTAGATAGAGCATGGCGGCCACAATGGAGTTAGCTATGGTATCAGTGACCTCTTGCCCCAAGAAAATAATGCGCTCTTGGTTCAAGCGGGTGTAGATATCAATCCACTGGGTATATTGGCTTCCCGGTAAGCGATATGGAACTTTTGGCGTACCTATGGGCATAGTGCTTTCCCAACCTCAGACTAAGTCAATGGGGTATTCAATCAACAAGAGCAGGCTCTCAACCCAGAGCCAAACGGCTACCCGACCTCAGCGGGCATTTTGGGGAGTTCTTTGCGGCTTTCGAGGACGCGGTCGATGATGCCGTATTCCTTAGCTTCTTCGGGGTTCATATAGAACATCCGGTCGGCATCCTTTAGGATTTTGTCTAGGGATTGACCAGTATTCTTGGCCAGAATTTCCATCATGGCCCGCTTATTATGCAGAACCTCTTTGGCCCGAATCTCGATATCGCTTGCTTGTCCCTGAGCACCGCTGCGGGGCTGATGCAGCACAATGCGGCCATGGGGCAGACTGGCCCGAAAGCCTTTGGTGCCTGAGGCTAGGATGATAGCCGCCGACCCCATCGCCTGACCAATGCAGATGGTATGGATGGGCGGCTTAATGTAACTCATGGTGTCACAGATGGCAAAGGCTTCGGTGTCGTAGCCAATCATGTTGCCGTCATACCATGAGGTGCCCGTAGAGTTGATGTAAAAGTAAATGGGCTTATCGGGATCATCGAATTGCAGGTACAACAGCTGCGCAATGATCAACTCGGTGACATCAATGCCTACCTGCTGCTTCACATCATCAGAAGAGTACAGAGGTAAACCTAGATAGACAATCCGCTCTTTGAGTAAGAGCGAGGGTAAATCCGGGGGAGGAGTGCGGTAGTAAGCATCTCCGTAGTAGGGCGCTTGCACGGCTTTAATCGTCAACTCATAAACTGCACGGCGGCGCCTGGGGCGCTATCTTTTACCTATAGTAACGCGATGGTGAAGATTGCCAGGGATGGGGTAGTCAGGCGGATATCCTCACCCGGGAATGCCAGGATAGTATTACTACTGCTGCTGTGAAAGGTTGCGGTTATTTCTTCGTCCTCCAGGAGCCCTAAGTCATGAAAGTGGGTCTGCACGGTGCCTTTAATGATGCCCATGTGGATGGCGCCCAATCGGGTAGTCAACGGCAATTGGCCCTATCGGTTGCAGCCGTTGCCGATGCAGATCAACGCCAAGCTCCGCTCAATCTCTGTCTGATTCTGGATTACAGCGGCTCTATGAACGGGGCTCCGCTACAGACAGTACAGCAGGCAGCTTATACCATTGTCGATCATCTTGATGCCCAGGATTCGCTCTCGGTGGTGGGGTTCAATCACCAAGCTCATGTGCTGGTAGCGAGTCAGCCGGTGGCGGAACGCGATCGCATCAAGGGGCAGATCAGCCGCTTGCAGGCCAAGGGGGGCACAGCCATCGATGAAGGCCTCAAGTTAGGCATCGAAGAAGTGGCCAAGGGCAAGGAGCCCCACCGCATTTCTCAGATATTTTTGCTGACGGATGGAGAAAACGAACACGGTGACAACGATCGCTGCCTGAAGCTGTCTACCCTGGCGGCCGATTACAACCTCACCCTCAGCACCCTGGGGTTTGGCGATCACTGGAACCAAGATGTGCTAGAGCACTTAGCCGATGCCGGTGGCGGCAGTCTCTCCTACATTCAGAGCCCAGACGATGCCATGGCAGCCTTCAGTCGTCTATTTGACCGGGTTCAGTCTGTGGCATTAACCAATGCCTATCTCCACCTAGAGTTTGCATCAGGGGTGCGGCTGGCGGAGTTTAAGCCCATGGCCCAGGTCTCGCCGGAGACGGTGGAGTTATCGGTGACCACCGAGGGAAATCGGGCCGCGGTGCGGCTAGGGGATTTAATGGTTGACAGGCCCCGGGTAGTCTTGGCGAATCTCTACATTGACCAGCTGTCTACAGGTCAGCAAGCCGTGGTGCGGGCCCAAGTGCAGTACGACGTTCCTGGCCAAGGGCTGCTCGATCAGACCTCTGCCCCATTAACCCTATCGCTGGCGGTGCAGTCTGCCTATGAACCGGCCCCCGATGAGGAGGTACAGCAGTATGTCTGGGCTCTGGCCAAGTATCGCCAAACTCAGATTGCCGAGCAGAAATTGCGGCAGGGGGATCGCCAGGGGGCGGTTACCCTACTGCAATCAGCGGCTCAAACGGCTCTACAGATGGGGGATAGCAGTGCCGCCACGGTGCTGCAGGATAATGCCACTCGACTCCAGGCTGGCCAGGACCTGTCGGAGCGCGATCGCAAACAGACCCGCATCGTCTCCAAGACTCGCCTGCAATCCCATTAACCCCTCCATTAACCCCTCTAGTACTGCACCACAATGATTTTGATCGGTGCAGCATCTCCCCCTCTCCCCCTCCCCAGCTATGGACATCCACTGGCACCCCTTCACGGTACACAAGCGCATCCCCTTGACCATCAGTCGCGGCACCAGCCATGGCTCTACTAATATCTGGCTGCGGCTGCAGCAGGATGGCATCGAGGGCTGGGGGGAAGCCACGTCCTTTTCCATTGGGGAGCGGGGTCAATCTAGCGATGCGATCGCAACCGACCTCGCCTCCCTAGCCCCGGCTTTGAAGCCGTTGCATCCCTTAGATGGTCAATCCCTAGAGGATATCTTGAGCGAAGCCGGCGTCGGATCGGCCACCCGAGCCGCCCTCGACATTGCCCGCCACGACTGGCTGGGGAAACGGGCAGGCCTGCCCCTGTGGCAACTCTGGGGCCTCGATCGCCGCCGCATCGGTCCCACCTCCGTCACCATTGGTATCAGTTCCCCCGCCGCTGCCAGCCAGCGGTTGCAGGATTGGTTACAGCAGGGACCGATTCACGCCGTTAAAGTTAAATTAGGCAGCCCCGACGGCATCGTCGCCGATCAAGCCATGCTCTCTGCCCTGCGGTCTGCCCTGCCTGCGACGACCAAGGTCAGTGTGGATGCCAACGGTGGCTGGTCTCTGCCCCAGGCACTCACCATGGCCCAGTGGTTAGCCGACCAAGGGGTCAGCTACTTGGAGCAGCCCCTAGCCCCTGGGTGGGAAGCCGATTTATATCCCCTCCACCAAGCCTCACCCCTGCCTCTGTTTGTCGATGAGAGTTGCTTTACCAGCCAGGATATTCCGCCCCTGGCCGATCGAGTCCATGGCATTAACATTAAGCTGATGAAGTCCGGGGGCCTCAGCGAAGCCCTGCGCATGATCCACACGGCTCGGGCCTGTGGCCTGCAGGTCATGTTTGGCTGCTACTCCGATAGCAGCTTAGCTAATACCGCCCTGGCTCAGCTGTCTCCCCTGGCTACCCATCTGGATCTCGATAGCCATCTCAATCTCAAAGACGATCCCTTCAGCGGAGCAGATTTCCACGACGGCCACCTGATCCCCAACTCTCAACCCGGTCTAGGACTGAGTTACCATGCGCCTCACCCCTGAGCACCGTATCGCCTTGCTGATGCACGAAGGCACCCAAAGCCCTCGGGGTAAGACAGGGCTGGCTATGCTGCGGTATAGCCAGTTTCCGGTTGTCGCAGTCATCGACCATGATTGCGCCGGGCAATCCTTAGCCGCCGTAGCTGGCATTGCCAAACAGATCCCCATTGTGGCTTCCGTTGAGGACGCTTTAGCCTTTGGTCCCGACGTGTTAGCCATCGGCATTGCCCCCTCCGGTGGAGCCCTGCCAGCTCCCTGGCTGCAAGAGGTCAAGCAGGCTATCAACGCTGGCCTGTGTGTTGTCAACGGCCTGCATACTCCCATGGCCCAAGATCTGGAAATGACCCGGACACTCAATCCAGGTCAATGGATCTGGGATGTGCGACAAGAACCCCCAAGTCTGCAAGTTGGTTCAGCCCTAGCCCAGACCCTGCAATGCCGGCGAGTTTTAACGGTAGGCACTGATATGTCTGTCGGCAAGATGTCCACCAATCTAGAACTCCATCGAGCCAGCCTGAAGCGAGGCCTGCGCTCCAAGGTGATTGCGACGGGACAGACCAACCTGATGCTAGGGGATGATGGCATTCCATTAGATGCCGTCAGGGTAGACTTTGCCTCCGGCGCCGTCGAGCAACAGGTGATGCGCTACGGACCTGACCATGACATTCTCTATATCGAAGGCCAGGGATCTTTACTAAACCCGGCCTCTACGGCCACTCTGCCGCTGCTGCGGGGCGCCCAACCGACTCATCTAATTCTGGTCCATCGAGCCGGCCAAACCCATATTCGCAACTGTCCCCAGATTCCGGTTCCCCCTTTGCCCAAAGTCATTCACCTGTACGAAACCGTTGCCACCGCCGCTGGAGCCTTTAGTTTCACTAAGGTGGTTGGCATCGCCCTCAATACGGGCGATCTCGATCAAGGGGAGGCTGCGATCGCAATTCAATCTACCCAAGCAGCCACAGGCCTACCCTGCACCGACGTTTTCCGCTTTGGACCAACCCCGCTCCTAGAGGCTATTCTGGCCTGATACAGCTGGGAGCCACCATTGATTAGCTACCAGACCTATTTCTTCCGCAAGCGATAAGTAATACGCCCTTTCGTGAGGTCATAGGGGGTCAATTCCACCTTAACCCGATCCCCAGGCAAGATTTTGATGTAGTTTCGCCGGATTTTACCGGAAATATGGGCTAACACATTGAAGCCATTGTCCAAATCCACCCGAAACATGGCGTTAGGCAACGATTCTGTCACCGTTCCTTCCATCTCAATAAGATCTTGCTTAGACAAGTAGCTAATCTCCTTAACTGCGAACGACAAATAAAAATGCCCCGAAGCAAGCTCATCTAGTCCCCGTCTACTGACTGCATGCCTTGCGCCGCTGCTAACAGCGAGCAGCCCATAGCCATTTACAGTAGACCAGCGACCAGTAGCATCTCTACGGAGCCTTGAGTTGATTAGTATTGTTTTCTTAAGCCTAGCAAATAAGCGTTAATTTTCGTATCACTCTCGAGAACGACCCCGGGAGAAAACATAGCCCCCCTTTCGTTGGTTGTGCTCTGACCAGCACCTCTACAGCCGTCAACTAGCCCCTGCAATATCATCAGGCTGAATTAACTTAGTGAGCTCAGCGGTCACTGCCTCCATGATCTGATTACCATCTACAGAGATTAATTGCTGCCGCTGGCGATAAAAGTCGATCAGGGGCTCTGTCTGCTGTCGATAGACCTGTAATCGATGGCGAATCACCGCTTCAGTGTCATCTTTACGCCCCCGACTGAGTAATCTCACCAGCAGCACCTCGTCAGGCACCTCCAGATTTACAACGCAATCATAGGGCTGAGCCAACTCACTTAATAGGTCATCTAGAAACTCAGCTTGGGGAACATTACGGGGAAACCCGTCTAGAATCCAACCCGCTTGTGCGTCTGCTTGCAGAAGCCGTTCCCGAATTAATCCCAGCATCAATTGATCCGGAACCAACTCTCCAGCATGCATATAATGTTCAGCTTTCTTGCCTAGCTCTGTCTGCTGGCCAACGGCTGTCCGCAGAATAGCTCCCGTAGAAATATGAGGCAGCTGGCAAATGTCAGCCAGAATCTGCGCTTGAGTGCCTTTACCGGCTCCAGGAGGGCCCAAAAAAATCAGTCGTGTCACTATTGCTTCACCATCCCTTCGTAGCGCTGGGAGATCACATAGGTCTGAATCTGCTTGGCGGTATCGATGGCAACCCCCACCAAAATCAGCAGAGATGTCGCCCCTAACCCTCGGAAGGTTTGCACGCGCGTAGCACTCTCTACAGCACTGGGAATAACAGCTACTAACCCCAAGAAAATGGCGCCTAAAAAGGTTAGACGATTCAATACCCGCCCGATATACTCAGTGGTGGCTTTGCCGGGCCGGATACCCGG
This portion of the Halomicronema hongdechloris C2206 genome encodes:
- a CDS encoding helix-turn-helix transcriptional regulator, whose amino-acid sequence is MSTRFAALPFTSLQSAPSLPPNPMTASSNALTAAILEGFSDGLLLLTVEGRLLHANRFAQQICQELTPEPDTTPQIPERIWLLCHQLIDSRDLFPDNIIVLEDEFTSPTGRIIRARVQWFTSNGTDSLLVTLEDRTRLSKSAALFEARRFQLTPRETEVWLLRKANNSYEAIANQLFITINTVKRHLKEHPC
- a CDS encoding DnaJ domain-containing protein, producing the protein MSLADHYRVLGLRTGASFAEVKASYRRLARRYHPDVNPDDRQAHEHFIQITQAYRALSQVLPSPIEAPVDNRTAVRPEQPHAAAAAPPQVQPNPTLSPEEQRLKQQSFEQLQRFFKEQRFPRAIALVEALAQRMPRDLEIRQWQAITYQRWGRSLLHQGQYEKANRYLHKALRTDPHNRSLGQEIRHDLDQLSQRSPPRE
- a CDS encoding ATP-dependent Clp protease proteolytic subunit, encoding MPIGTPKVPYRLPGSQYTQWIDIYTRLNQERIIFLGQEVTDTIANSIVAAMLYLDSEDNSKPIYLYINSPGGSVTAGMAIYDTMQYIKSDIVTICVGLAASMGAFLLAAGSPGKRLALPHARIMIHQPMGGTGRQRLQASDIAIEAKEILRVRQELNEMMARHTGKSIQQIEKDTDRDYFLSAEEAVEYGLIDRMIEERTQELATTQA
- a CDS encoding ATP-dependent Clp protease proteolytic subunit gives rise to the protein MTIKAVQAPYYGDAYYRTPPPDLPSLLLKERIVYLGLPLYSSDDVKQQVGIDVTELIIAQLLYLQFDDPDKPIYFYINSTGTSWYDGNMIGYDTEAFAICDTMSYIKPPIHTICIGQAMGSAAIILASGTKGFRASLPHGRIVLHQPRSGAQGQASDIEIRAKEVLHNKRAMMEILAKNTGQSLDKILKDADRMFYMNPEEAKEYGIIDRVLESRKELPKMPAEVG
- a CDS encoding vWA domain-containing protein gives rise to the protein MKVGLHGAFNDAHVDGAQSGSQRQLALSVAAVADADQRQAPLNLCLILDYSGSMNGAPLQTVQQAAYTIVDHLDAQDSLSVVGFNHQAHVLVASQPVAERDRIKGQISRLQAKGGTAIDEGLKLGIEEVAKGKEPHRISQIFLLTDGENEHGDNDRCLKLSTLAADYNLTLSTLGFGDHWNQDVLEHLADAGGGSLSYIQSPDDAMAAFSRLFDRVQSVALTNAYLHLEFASGVRLAEFKPMAQVSPETVELSVTTEGNRAAVRLGDLMVDRPRVVLANLYIDQLSTGQQAVVRAQVQYDVPGQGLLDQTSAPLTLSLAVQSAYEPAPDEEVQQYVWALAKYRQTQIAEQKLRQGDRQGAVTLLQSAAQTALQMGDSSAATVLQDNATRLQAGQDLSERDRKQTRIVSKTRLQSH
- a CDS encoding dipeptide epimerase, which translates into the protein MDIHWHPFTVHKRIPLTISRGTSHGSTNIWLRLQQDGIEGWGEATSFSIGERGQSSDAIATDLASLAPALKPLHPLDGQSLEDILSEAGVGSATRAALDIARHDWLGKRAGLPLWQLWGLDRRRIGPTSVTIGISSPAAASQRLQDWLQQGPIHAVKVKLGSPDGIVADQAMLSALRSALPATTKVSVDANGGWSLPQALTMAQWLADQGVSYLEQPLAPGWEADLYPLHQASPLPLFVDESCFTSQDIPPLADRVHGINIKLMKSGGLSEALRMIHTARACGLQVMFGCYSDSSLANTALAQLSPLATHLDLDSHLNLKDDPFSGADFHDGHLIPNSQPGLGLSYHAPHP